GCACCGCTCCTTTGAATTACTCACATGTTACATCACCAATCGATGAACGGCAACCACCCCCCGCAACTGCCTGGGGTGAGCGCTGCCCGCGGCGGCTTCGGCCAGCAGCGCTCGTATCGAAAATCTTCGAACGCGCCTTCGCAAAACTTCGAACCCGGGGCGTTCAAGGTTGATGAAGCGGTAAAAAGTCACAAACCAGACGGTTTCGAAAAAAGTTCAATTTCAAGGCGCGCAAATTTCGAGGAGTGAGGCGTACTTATGTACGCCGCAGCGACTTCGAGATGCAGCGCAACGCCGAAATTGGGCTTTCTGAGCCGCCATCAAGGCTAGCGCGCCAGGGCCGCGGCGGTTTCCCGTGCCAGCAGACGGTGGTCCTGGGCCAGCAGAAGGTCCAGGCAGGCCTCCAACGGCTGGCTGGTGTTCAGGCGAACCAAAAGCTCCGCGGGAATCTCCGCAAGGGGGCTGTAGCGCGCCTTGAGGTCGGCGAAATGCTCCAGACGCGCATCGGAAACCGAAGGGGAACCCTCCCGCGCGGCCAGCCGCCGGCGCAGGACCGAATCGTCGGCAAAACACTCCACGAACAGGATGTTGACGTCGCTGTCCCGGGCCAGCCGAAGCACTTCGGCGCGCCGGCGGGAATCCGAAAAGGTGGCGTCAAGAATCACCGAAAGCCCTTTTTCAAGCCGCTCCTGGGCATCCAGCAGAAGCCGGCCGTAGGTCAGGGCGTCGGCCCCGGGGGTGTAGATCCCTTGAGCGAAAGCAGCCACG
Above is a genomic segment from Desulfobacteraceae bacterium containing:
- a CDS encoding ATP-binding protein → AGRRAAAGEAGDYLALAYRYAVQFTRPTLWVACGMPATGKSTVARALGRRLDVEVLRSDVVRKSLFQRRPQEPAVAAFAQGIYTPGADALTYGRLLLDAQERLEKGLSVILDATFSDSRRRAEVLRLARDSDVNILFVECFADDSVLRRRLAAREGSPSVSDARLEHFADLKARYSPLAEIPAELLVRLNTSQPLEACLDLLLAQDHRLLARETAAALAR